A DNA window from Luteolibacter luteus contains the following coding sequences:
- a CDS encoding dihydrolipoyl dehydrogenase family protein, producing MKPTASHDLIVIGGGSAGHAAARTAAGLGAKVALIESAEPLGGLCILRGCMPSKTLIETANRMRAIRDAARFGIRVAEPELDVDALRDRVRSLVSDFRQHRESEMTSGRYKLLHGSASFTSEHEIEFATEKGESRTLTATTFVIATGSTPSVPPIPGLAGTPYWTSDHVVHLPFLPKHLAVLGSGAIGMECAHLFEGLGSQVTVIARGDSIMGKMDPEIGTVIEAESGDRGIRFLKKTDLKSVTYRQNHFSLSLEGAADSLEADALLVATGRTPATAHLGLEGIGITLEDGRILIDDRCTTSLSHIFAAGDCASPVPVVHLAVIQGEVAGKNAIRLAKDGHRDTAAVWNRKSAMSGWFTEPQCVEIGMSEKEAQEKGITVLTGRKDYSDQGKGIITGCQRGFVKVIADAENGRLLGACGTGPLVIETAHILQAAIELGVSAQDYLAIPHYHPTLAEAWHRAVADLADRLPVP from the coding sequence ATGAAACCAACCGCATCGCATGATCTGATCGTGATTGGAGGTGGCAGCGCCGGCCACGCCGCGGCACGAACCGCAGCCGGGCTCGGAGCCAAGGTCGCGCTCATCGAATCCGCCGAGCCCTTGGGCGGCCTCTGCATCCTCCGCGGCTGCATGCCTTCGAAGACCCTCATCGAAACCGCCAACCGCATGCGCGCGATCCGCGACGCTGCCCGCTTCGGCATCCGCGTGGCAGAGCCGGAGTTGGACGTGGACGCCTTGCGGGATCGCGTCCGGAGCCTCGTCTCCGATTTCCGCCAGCACCGGGAAAGCGAGATGACCTCCGGCCGCTACAAGCTGCTCCATGGCAGCGCCAGCTTTACAAGCGAGCACGAGATCGAGTTCGCCACGGAGAAAGGCGAGTCCCGCACCCTCACCGCAACCACTTTTGTCATCGCCACCGGTTCCACACCCTCCGTCCCGCCGATCCCCGGCCTAGCCGGGACGCCCTACTGGACCAGCGATCACGTGGTGCATCTCCCCTTCTTGCCGAAACATCTCGCGGTGCTGGGCTCCGGCGCGATCGGGATGGAATGCGCCCATCTCTTCGAAGGCCTCGGCAGCCAAGTCACGGTCATCGCCCGCGGGGACTCCATCATGGGCAAAATGGACCCGGAAATCGGCACGGTCATCGAAGCGGAAAGCGGGGACCGGGGCATTCGCTTCCTGAAGAAGACCGATCTCAAATCCGTCACCTACCGCCAGAATCACTTCTCACTCAGTTTGGAAGGAGCCGCGGATTCTCTGGAAGCCGACGCCCTGCTGGTCGCCACCGGTCGCACGCCGGCCACCGCCCACCTCGGCCTCGAGGGCATCGGCATCACCTTGGAGGACGGGAGGATCCTCATTGATGACCGCTGTACCACTTCCCTATCCCATATCTTCGCCGCCGGCGACTGCGCCAGCCCGGTGCCCGTGGTCCATCTGGCCGTGATCCAAGGCGAGGTCGCCGGAAAAAATGCCATCCGGCTCGCCAAAGACGGCCACCGGGACACGGCCGCCGTATGGAACCGCAAATCCGCCATGTCGGGCTGGTTCACTGAACCCCAGTGTGTGGAGATCGGCATGTCGGAGAAAGAAGCCCAGGAAAAGGGCATCACCGTCCTCACCGGCAGGAAGGACTACTCCGACCAAGGAAAAGGCATCATCACGGGCTGCCAGCGCGGCTTCGTGAAAGTCATCGCGGACGCGGAGAACGGACGCCTTCTCGGTGCCTGCGGAACGGGGCCGCTAGTAATCGAAACCGCCCACATCCTGCAGGCCGCGATCGAGCTCGGCGTAAGCGCCCAAGACTATCTTGCGATCCCCCACTATCATCCTACTTTGGCGGAGGCATGGCACCGTGCGGTCGCGGATCTGGCGGATCGCTTGCCGGTGCCGTGA
- a CDS encoding metallophosphoesterase family protein, with amino-acid sequence MIRILHLSDPHFGASDPLVASAFLAEAETLAPDVTILSGDLTMRARRAELAEAKAFVERLPRPRLIIPGNHDIPALNQPFHRFFAPFKRYRQTFGANIEPIHTAPGLHVATVNSAKPFGLHADWSVGRLTHDGLYRLDQRLSGAPGTFRVLTLHHPLLAPVGHRRDVVQPLDDLLELLAKHRVDLVLCGHFHQSHLATIGQKQGWQCIVSQAATVCSTRLQGESQGFHLIRVMDDFIEIDRHVFHGDAFESDATFAFTRGESGWTSADLATRHETNRIA; translated from the coding sequence ATGATCCGGATTCTCCACCTCTCCGATCCTCACTTCGGCGCCTCGGATCCCTTGGTCGCCTCCGCTTTTCTCGCGGAAGCCGAAACGCTCGCTCCCGATGTGACGATCCTCAGCGGCGATCTCACCATGCGCGCGCGCCGCGCGGAACTGGCCGAGGCAAAGGCCTTCGTTGAACGCCTGCCTCGTCCCCGTCTGATTATCCCGGGAAATCACGACATCCCCGCGCTGAACCAGCCCTTCCACCGCTTCTTTGCCCCTTTCAAGCGTTACCGCCAGACTTTCGGCGCAAACATTGAGCCGATTCATACCGCGCCGGGTCTGCATGTCGCCACCGTAAATAGCGCCAAGCCCTTCGGCCTGCACGCGGACTGGTCGGTCGGTCGCCTGACTCATGATGGCCTGTATCGCCTCGATCAACGCCTCTCCGGTGCGCCGGGCACCTTCCGCGTGCTCACGCTTCATCACCCGCTGCTCGCACCCGTCGGCCACCGCCGGGACGTCGTGCAGCCCTTGGACGATTTATTGGAGCTCCTCGCCAAGCACCGAGTCGACCTCGTGCTCTGCGGCCACTTCCACCAATCGCACCTCGCCACCATCGGCCAGAAACAAGGCTGGCAGTGCATCGTCTCCCAAGCGGCCACAGTCTGCTCGACGCGTCTCCAAGGTGAGTCCCAAGGCTTCCACCTGATCCGGGTGATGGACGATTTCATCGAAATCGATCGCCACGTTTTCCACGGGGACGCCTTCGAGTCCGACGCCACTTTCGCTTTTACCCGCGGCGAGTCCGGATGGACCAGCGCCGACCTCGCCACCCGCCATGAAACCAACCGCATCGCATGA